A stretch of Lentibacillus sp. JNUCC-1 DNA encodes these proteins:
- a CDS encoding M42 family metallopeptidase yields MNQETLSLFKTLTELQGAPGHEHQVRAFMKQELARYADETIQDNLGGVFGVKNGEGKGPKVMVAGHMDEVGFMITQITKNGMLRFQTLGGWWNQVMLAQRVQIMTDQGLVMGVIGSIPPHNLTPEQRKKPMEVSNMLIDIGADDLEDAERIGIKPGQAAVPVCPFTPMANDKKIMGKAWDNRYGCGLSIELLKEVQNETLPNRLYSGATVQEEVGLRGAQVAANMIEPDIFYALDASPANDMSGDENAFGQLGKGALLRIFDRTMITHRGMREFVLDTAETHDIPYQYFISQGGTDAGRVHTSGDGVPSAVIGLCSRYIHTAASMIHVDDYAAAKELLVKLVKATDQQTVDTIRSNG; encoded by the coding sequence ATGAATCAGGAAACGTTATCGTTATTCAAAACATTGACAGAACTTCAAGGAGCACCAGGTCATGAACATCAAGTACGGGCGTTTATGAAGCAGGAGCTTGCCCGTTATGCTGATGAAACAATCCAGGATAATCTTGGTGGTGTGTTCGGGGTTAAGAACGGAGAGGGAAAAGGCCCTAAAGTTATGGTGGCTGGCCACATGGATGAAGTTGGCTTTATGATTACGCAAATCACCAAAAATGGTATGCTCAGATTTCAAACGCTCGGCGGCTGGTGGAATCAGGTTATGTTGGCGCAGAGGGTGCAAATTATGACAGACCAAGGTCTGGTGATGGGTGTGATCGGCTCTATTCCCCCGCATAACCTTACTCCTGAACAACGCAAAAAGCCGATGGAAGTCAGCAATATGCTTATTGACATCGGAGCAGATGACCTCGAAGATGCAGAAAGAATCGGGATTAAGCCTGGACAGGCAGCCGTGCCAGTTTGTCCATTTACACCAATGGCCAACGACAAAAAAATTATGGGCAAAGCTTGGGACAACAGATATGGATGTGGTCTTTCAATTGAATTGTTGAAAGAAGTCCAGAATGAAACATTGCCGAACAGATTATATTCAGGTGCAACGGTTCAAGAAGAAGTTGGTTTGCGTGGTGCACAAGTGGCGGCAAACATGATTGAACCTGATATCTTCTATGCACTCGATGCATCACCGGCGAATGATATGTCTGGAGATGAGAATGCGTTTGGTCAACTTGGTAAAGGTGCACTGCTTCGTATATTTGACCGTACAATGATCACACATCGGGGTATGCGGGAATTTGTTCTAGATACTGCTGAGACCCATGATATACCTTACCAGTATTTCATATCTCAAGGTGGTACAGATGCAGGACGCGTACATACTTCAGGTGACGGTGTACCATCTGCTGTAATCGGTTTATGTTCACGATACATTCATACAGCTGCATCAATGATTCATGTGGATGATTATGCTGCTGCTAAAGAGCTCCTAGTAAAACTTGTTAAAGCAACAGATCAACAAACAGTTGATACGATACGCAGTAATGGATAA
- a CDS encoding DUF84 family protein produces MKIIAGTQNLAKLTAIQTVFSDVKIDGVSVPSNVSAQPVSDEETLQGAVNRATQCTEKEANVYGIGLEGGVMQICGKLYLCNWGALKTPSGQLYTASGARIRLPESFNILLEGKVELGDLMDDYANKSNIRQHEGAIGIFTNGQVSRSDMFIHVVTLLKGQLTFYE; encoded by the coding sequence ATGAAAATCATAGCAGGCACACAGAATTTAGCCAAACTCACAGCAATACAAACCGTATTTTCAGACGTGAAGATCGACGGCGTTTCTGTTCCTTCAAATGTATCAGCTCAGCCTGTTTCAGATGAAGAAACCCTCCAAGGGGCCGTTAACCGAGCGACCCAATGCACCGAGAAAGAGGCCAATGTGTATGGCATTGGTCTTGAGGGCGGGGTGATGCAGATATGCGGCAAATTATATCTGTGCAATTGGGGTGCTCTGAAGACGCCATCTGGTCAATTATATACAGCATCGGGTGCCCGAATCAGATTGCCTGAATCGTTTAACATCCTGCTTGAGGGAAAAGTTGAACTAGGTGATCTGATGGATGATTATGCAAATAAGTCGAATATCCGTCAGCACGAGGGGGCTATTGGGATCTTTACAAATGGTCAAGTGTCCCGAAGTGATATGTTTATACATGTTGTGACGTTATTAAAAGGGCAATTGACTTTTTATGAATAA
- a CDS encoding YtoQ family protein, with amino-acid sequence MELTVYLAGQIHDDWREDLKSKAKEKDLPLTFVGPQTNHDRSDDIGEDIIGKQPGKVFRDDAASSVNNFRTEVLMQKSDAVIALFGEQYKQWNTAMDASAAITLGKPTIIVRPESLIHPLKELSNKANVTVETIDQALDVLAYIYE; translated from the coding sequence ATGGAATTAACCGTTTACTTAGCTGGTCAGATTCATGATGACTGGCGCGAAGACTTAAAAAGCAAAGCAAAAGAAAAAGACCTGCCTCTCACGTTCGTAGGACCACAAACCAACCATGACAGATCCGATGATATTGGCGAGGACATTATTGGAAAGCAGCCAGGTAAGGTCTTCCGTGATGATGCGGCCTCAAGTGTCAATAATTTCCGTACCGAAGTGCTTATGCAAAAATCCGATGCTGTCATTGCACTTTTTGGCGAACAATACAAGCAATGGAATACTGCAATGGACGCCAGTGCTGCGATCACACTTGGCAAGCCTACTATTATAGTCAGACCAGAGTCACTAATCCATCCATTAAAAGAACTATCCAACAAAGCAAATGTGACTGTAGAAACGATAGATCAGGCACTCGATGTCTTGGCTTATATTTATGAATAA
- a CDS encoding DUF1444 domain-containing protein: MTMTSIKLKKILDERLLSDDYRSSFNRDKDTYRIEWQDTNEGITITLPNVIAKYNSKGDEAIDELVDHIQEALKIMNEEHELTGMEKQIYPVVRATSFPDTTNAGVKLATREHTAETRVFFAVDLGKSYRLIDEDMLEKEGWSLERLEQMARFNVRSLKVSPKHDRVADNDFYFVATQDGYDASRILNDAFLEEMKANTIGEMAVAVPHQDVLIIADIQNNTGYDILGQMTMKFFAEGRVPITSLPFIYDDSKLEPIFILAKNKPKK; the protein is encoded by the coding sequence ATGACAATGACGAGTATTAAGCTTAAAAAAATATTGGATGAGCGGTTGTTGAGTGATGATTATCGTTCATCCTTTAATAGGGATAAGGATACGTACAGGATTGAATGGCAAGACACTAATGAGGGAATCACCATTACTTTGCCGAATGTTATTGCCAAGTACAATTCAAAAGGAGACGAGGCAATAGACGAACTTGTCGACCATATCCAAGAAGCTCTTAAAATTATGAATGAAGAGCATGAGCTGACAGGGATGGAAAAACAAATCTATCCTGTGGTTCGAGCTACTTCATTTCCGGATACAACCAACGCAGGAGTGAAGCTTGCAACCCGCGAGCATACTGCAGAAACACGTGTTTTTTTCGCTGTGGATCTTGGGAAGTCATACCGTCTTATTGATGAAGACATGCTTGAGAAGGAAGGTTGGTCACTCGAGCGGCTCGAGCAAATGGCGCGCTTCAATGTGCGATCACTTAAGGTGAGCCCCAAGCACGATCGTGTCGCTGATAACGACTTTTATTTCGTGGCAACTCAAGACGGGTATGATGCGAGCAGAATATTGAATGATGCTTTCCTTGAAGAGATGAAAGCCAATACAATAGGCGAAATGGCAGTTGCTGTACCGCATCAGGATGTGCTGATTATCGCTGATATTCAGAATAACACCGGATATGATATACTGGGTCAGATGACAATGAAGTTTTTTGCTGAGGGTCGTGTCCCAATTACGTCATTACCCTTTATTTATGACGACAGCAAACTGGAACCGATTTTTATACTTGCTAAAAACAAACCAAAAAAATAG
- a CDS encoding nicotinate phosphoribosyltransferase, producing the protein MKEIEQKLSGEIERLTNRTFKFDERIKEGWFSAVYFLKTKEMAEKKLPDNYITMQFFQKTHEAVLCGTDEAIALVHAFADEPHTLEIHSLKDGDKIKPFESVLTISGAYQQFGFLEGIIDGILARRTSVATNVYNVVKAARTSGQQKPIIFMGDRDDHYTQQAGDGYAAFIGGSTAQATHAMNEWWGKQGMGTMPHAMIQMFRGDVVAASQAYLEMYPEDELVTLVDYNNDVITDSLKVARACGNSLRGVRVDTSRTLVDKYFLRNHHLMGTFDPRGVNPELIFALRKALDDEGFEHVKIVVSGGFNEERIRYFEQRGVPVDMYGAGGSLLKINIGFTGDNVLLNGIPEAKKGRRYRPNPRLEVVQYSEQTVDYT; encoded by the coding sequence ATGAAAGAGATTGAGCAAAAACTAAGCGGTGAAATTGAGCGATTGACGAATCGAACGTTCAAATTTGATGAACGCATTAAGGAAGGCTGGTTTTCGGCTGTATACTTCTTGAAAACGAAAGAAATGGCAGAGAAAAAACTTCCTGACAACTATATTACAATGCAATTTTTTCAAAAAACCCATGAAGCAGTTTTATGTGGAACCGATGAGGCAATTGCGCTTGTCCATGCGTTTGCGGACGAACCTCATACACTTGAGATCCATTCACTTAAAGACGGGGATAAAATTAAGCCATTCGAATCTGTTCTAACGATATCCGGCGCCTATCAGCAATTTGGTTTTTTGGAAGGCATTATAGACGGAATACTTGCAAGAAGAACATCGGTAGCCACAAATGTATATAATGTCGTGAAAGCAGCCCGAACATCAGGGCAGCAGAAGCCAATTATTTTTATGGGAGACCGCGATGATCACTATACCCAGCAAGCGGGGGACGGCTATGCAGCATTTATCGGCGGATCCACTGCCCAGGCGACACACGCCATGAATGAATGGTGGGGCAAACAAGGGATGGGCACAATGCCACATGCTATGATCCAGATGTTTCGGGGAGATGTTGTTGCTGCCTCTCAAGCCTACCTCGAAATGTACCCCGAAGATGAGTTGGTAACACTTGTTGATTATAACAACGATGTTATTACGGATTCACTGAAGGTTGCCAGGGCTTGTGGAAATAGTCTTCGAGGGGTCCGGGTGGATACGTCGAGAACACTCGTTGATAAATATTTTTTGCGGAACCATCATTTGATGGGTACATTTGACCCAAGAGGTGTTAATCCTGAATTGATATTTGCGCTAAGAAAAGCGTTGGATGATGAAGGATTTGAACACGTGAAAATAGTTGTAAGCGGCGGTTTTAATGAAGAAAGGATCCGCTACTTTGAACAGCGTGGGGTTCCAGTTGATATGTATGGAGCGGGAGGAAGTCTTCTGAAAATCAATATAGGCTTTACAGGAGACAATGTACTGTTAAATGGCATACCTGAAGCTAAAAAAGGTCGTCGGTACAGACCAAATCCGCGATTAGAAGTTGTTCAATACAGTGAACAAACTGTTGATTATACTTGA
- the murC gene encoding UDP-N-acetylmuramate--L-alanine ligase, with the protein MTTYHFIGIKGTGMSALAHILHDSGELVQGSDINKHFFTQTLLEEKQIPILSFDKENIKEGMTVIAGNAFNESHPEVKEAKRLGLKFYWYHEFLGEWLKQFTSIAVTGAHGKTSTTGLLSHVLGETYPISSLIGDGTGKGHVDSKYFVFEACEYRRHFLAYEPDYAVMTNIDFDHPDYFKDIEDVFDAFQSMADLVKKGIVACGDDENLQRLKTKVPVMYYGFADTNDFQAKNIHASSEGTVFDVFVRNEFYDQFMIPMYGDHHVLNALAVIAICHYEGMKSSDIKKLSTFKGVKRRFSEKRFRDQILIDDYAHHPKEISATIESARKKYPEKPVVAIFQPHTFTRTKTFLQDFAESLDEADDVYLCDIFSSAREDIGELSIRDLQELIPESTLLNLEDVSVLQEQSNAVLVFMGAGDIQKFEAAYIDSTEDRTAL; encoded by the coding sequence ATGACTACTTACCATTTTATTGGTATAAAAGGCACAGGTATGAGTGCACTGGCCCATATCCTGCATGACTCAGGGGAGCTTGTGCAGGGATCTGATATTAACAAGCACTTTTTTACGCAAACACTTTTAGAAGAAAAACAAATCCCGATTTTATCTTTTGATAAAGAAAATATAAAAGAAGGCATGACTGTAATCGCCGGAAACGCTTTTAACGAGTCACACCCTGAGGTAAAGGAAGCCAAACGACTTGGTTTGAAATTTTATTGGTATCATGAATTTCTTGGCGAGTGGCTCAAACAGTTTACAAGCATAGCGGTTACAGGAGCACATGGAAAAACCTCGACAACCGGACTTCTTTCACATGTCCTGGGTGAAACATATCCGATTTCCAGTCTTATTGGAGACGGGACGGGAAAAGGACATGTCGACAGTAAGTACTTTGTATTTGAAGCTTGCGAATACCGACGCCATTTCCTTGCCTATGAGCCTGATTATGCGGTCATGACCAACATAGATTTTGACCACCCTGATTATTTCAAAGATATTGAAGATGTATTTGATGCTTTCCAGTCCATGGCAGACCTGGTGAAAAAAGGCATTGTCGCTTGTGGAGACGATGAAAACCTGCAGCGGCTTAAAACAAAAGTTCCTGTCATGTATTATGGGTTTGCAGATACGAATGACTTCCAGGCGAAAAATATCCATGCATCCTCAGAAGGCACTGTCTTTGATGTATTTGTGCGCAATGAATTCTATGATCAGTTCATGATCCCAATGTATGGTGACCACCATGTTTTAAATGCACTCGCAGTGATTGCAATCTGTCACTATGAAGGCATGAAATCATCTGACATAAAAAAACTCAGCACTTTTAAAGGCGTTAAACGGCGGTTCAGTGAGAAGCGATTTCGAGATCAAATTTTAATTGATGACTACGCCCACCATCCTAAAGAAATTTCTGCGACCATAGAATCCGCCAGAAAAAAATATCCGGAAAAGCCTGTAGTAGCTATATTTCAACCACATACCTTTACGCGAACAAAAACGTTTTTGCAGGACTTTGCTGAGAGCTTGGATGAAGCTGATGACGTATACCTCTGTGATATATTCAGTTCTGCCCGAGAAGACATCGGTGAGCTGTCCATTCGTGATCTGCAAGAGCTGATACCTGAAAGCACACTCCTGAATCTGGAAGATGTCAGCGTGCTCCAGGAACAATCTAATGCAGTTCTCGTATTTATGGGAGCGGGAGATATTCAAAAGTTTGAGGCTGCTTATATTGATTCCACGGAAGACCGGACAGCTTTATAG
- a CDS encoding DUF948 domain-containing protein — protein MENLLYISALIAAVAFVVLVVYLVMTLKATQRTLNNVADTMEGLEKQMQGITSETTELLVKTNRLADDITVKTEKLNTLFDGVKGIGDSVREFNQTLSELSSNLSTTATKNQEKVSQALKWGTAAVDMFKNRK, from the coding sequence ATGGAGAACTTATTGTATATTTCTGCCTTAATTGCAGCAGTTGCATTCGTTGTGCTGGTCGTGTACCTTGTGATGACACTTAAAGCGACCCAGCGGACACTGAATAATGTTGCAGACACCATGGAAGGGTTGGAAAAGCAAATGCAAGGAATCACATCGGAAACGACTGAGCTCCTTGTTAAGACAAATCGGCTCGCTGATGACATAACTGTTAAAACTGAAAAACTCAACACGCTTTTTGACGGCGTCAAAGGAATTGGGGATTCTGTCAGGGAATTTAATCAAACCTTAAGTGAATTGTCTTCAAATCTTTCAACAACTGCAACTAAAAATCAAGAAAAGGTTTCACAAGCACTTAAATGGGGAACGGCAGCAGTAGACATGTTTAAAAACAGGAAATAG
- a CDS encoding YtxH domain-containing protein, producing MEDNNNSNNNSNINTKDFMIGTLIGGAVGAAAALLLAPKSGRELRQDINDGASQLRDRADEWKDVAYEKGSEWKDKAYVKGTELKDRAYEKGTDLKNKATETTSQVSQNLSQKTKEVTGKVQEKMAEKREKEDEALAAVEETASNIEETAKEAEKKNQ from the coding sequence ATGGAAGATAATAACAACAGCAATAACAACAGCAACATCAACACAAAGGATTTTATGATCGGTACATTAATCGGTGGAGCTGTCGGAGCCGCAGCAGCTTTATTGCTTGCCCCAAAATCGGGACGTGAACTTCGCCAGGACATTAACGATGGTGCATCACAATTAAGAGATCGGGCGGATGAATGGAAAGATGTTGCATATGAAAAAGGCTCTGAATGGAAAGATAAGGCCTATGTAAAAGGTACAGAGCTTAAAGATAGAGCATATGAAAAGGGAACTGATCTCAAAAATAAAGCAACCGAAACTACTTCTCAGGTATCACAAAACTTGTCTCAAAAGACAAAAGAAGTAACTGGAAAAGTTCAGGAAAAGATGGCCGAAAAGCGGGAAAAAGAAGACGAAGCGCTTGCAGCTGTGGAAGAAACAGCTTCAAACATTGAAGAAACCGCCAAAGAGGCCGAAAAAAAGAACCAATAA
- a CDS encoding cell division protein FtsA, producing the protein MAERIFALDIGTRSVTGLLLEKSNDTYTVLDYCTIEHHTRSMLDGQIHHVMEVAAVMKEVKENLDKKHGPLPRVSAAAAGRSLITQRASAAFELNEDVISNSDTIRHLELSAVHKAQNQLTENQKGKRGFSQQYYCVGYSVLTYKLDEEPIGSLIDQRGYLASVEIIATFLPRVVVESLFAALERSNLELENLTLEPIAAINVLIPVSMRRLNVVLVDIGAGTSDIAITDSGAITAYGMVPIAGDEITEAISDEFLLDFPIAEKTKRMIANEGEATVTDILGFETTVTKAMLVERIQPSINKLADAISGEIINLNGKLPKAVMLVGAAVSLLT; encoded by the coding sequence ATGGCAGAACGCATTTTTGCACTTGATATTGGAACCCGCTCAGTCACCGGTCTCCTGCTTGAAAAAAGTAATGATACATATACTGTGCTGGATTATTGCACGATAGAACATCATACCCGTTCCATGTTAGATGGTCAGATTCATCATGTCATGGAGGTTGCTGCTGTAATGAAAGAGGTTAAAGAAAACCTTGATAAAAAACATGGGCCCTTGCCACGGGTCTCAGCAGCTGCAGCAGGGCGCTCTCTTATAACACAGCGCGCATCCGCAGCCTTTGAACTGAATGAAGATGTCATTTCAAATTCTGATACCATCAGACATTTAGAATTGAGTGCTGTCCATAAAGCCCAAAATCAGCTTACTGAGAACCAAAAGGGAAAAAGGGGCTTCAGCCAACAGTATTACTGTGTGGGATATTCTGTTTTAACATATAAATTAGATGAAGAGCCGATTGGTTCTTTAATCGACCAACGGGGGTACCTTGCATCTGTTGAAATTATTGCTACATTTCTACCTCGAGTGGTGGTGGAATCCTTGTTTGCAGCCCTCGAGCGAAGTAATCTGGAGCTGGAGAACCTGACCCTTGAACCGATTGCAGCCATCAATGTTCTAATTCCTGTTTCCATGCGCAGACTTAATGTGGTCCTAGTAGATATTGGAGCTGGAACAAGTGATATCGCCATTACCGATTCGGGAGCTATTACTGCCTATGGAATGGTACCGATTGCCGGAGATGAAATAACCGAAGCCATCAGTGATGAATTCCTATTGGATTTCCCTATTGCTGAAAAGACCAAACGCATGATTGCTAATGAAGGTGAAGCGACCGTAACAGATATTCTTGGATTTGAAACCACTGTTACAAAAGCCATGCTCGTTGAACGTATTCAACCGAGCATCAATAAGCTTGCTGATGCTATTTCCGGGGAAATAATCAATTTGAACGGAAAGTTGCCCAAAGCAGTTATGCTTGTAGGGGCGGCAGTCTCACTCCTCACATAG
- a CDS encoding bifunctional 3-deoxy-7-phosphoheptulonate synthase/chorismate mutase, which translates to MSSNELEEMRQKMDDVNNELLRLINKRGKIVQQIGELKQKQSMHRFDPVRERDMLNDITRYNQGPYENASIEHIFKEIFKASLELLEDDHQKALLVSRKKQQEDTIIQIKNTLIGNGNIQYIMGPCSIESYEQAAAVASAVKKKGVKLLRGGAYKPRTSPYDFQGLGVEGLKILKQVAEENDLLTVSEIVTPNDIETALDYVDIIQIGARNMQNFELLKAAGDVQKPVLLKRGLAATISEFMNAAEYIMSRGNSDIILCERGIRTYETATRNTLDITAVPVLKKETHLPVMVDVTHSTGRRDLLLPAARASLAIGADGVMAEVHPDPAVALSDSAQQMNLADFDMFMDELKELANRLK; encoded by the coding sequence TTGAGCAGTAACGAACTGGAAGAGATGCGTCAAAAAATGGACGATGTGAACAATGAACTGCTGCGATTAATCAACAAGCGCGGTAAAATTGTCCAACAGATAGGCGAACTCAAGCAAAAACAAAGTATGCACCGTTTTGATCCTGTCCGTGAACGGGATATGTTAAATGATATAACCAGATATAATCAAGGTCCGTATGAAAATGCTTCGATAGAACATATTTTCAAAGAGATATTTAAAGCGAGCCTGGAATTACTGGAAGATGATCATCAAAAAGCACTTCTCGTTTCACGAAAGAAACAGCAGGAAGATACGATTATCCAAATAAAAAACACACTTATCGGTAATGGAAATATACAGTACATCATGGGTCCCTGTTCGATTGAGAGTTATGAGCAGGCTGCTGCAGTTGCCAGTGCTGTTAAGAAAAAAGGGGTTAAACTTCTGCGGGGCGGTGCATATAAACCACGAACGTCCCCTTATGACTTTCAAGGATTGGGCGTTGAGGGGCTTAAAATTCTCAAACAAGTGGCTGAAGAAAACGATCTTTTGACAGTAAGTGAAATCGTAACCCCAAATGATATCGAAACAGCGCTTGATTATGTGGATATCATACAAATTGGCGCTCGCAATATGCAAAATTTTGAACTTTTAAAAGCTGCGGGAGATGTTCAAAAGCCTGTTCTCCTGAAGAGAGGGCTGGCGGCTACAATATCAGAATTTATGAATGCTGCTGAATATATAATGTCACGGGGAAATAGTGATATTATTCTATGTGAACGGGGTATACGCACATATGAAACAGCTACACGTAACACATTGGACATTACAGCTGTCCCAGTACTAAAGAAAGAAACCCATTTACCTGTTATGGTGGATGTGACACATTCCACAGGGCGAAGAGATTTATTGTTACCGGCAGCAAGGGCTTCGCTTGCGATAGGAGCTGATGGCGTCATGGCTGAAGTTCACCCTGATCCAGCTGTCGCCTTATCCGATTCAGCACAACAAATGAATCTTGCAGACTTTGATATGTTTATGGACGAGTTGAAAGAGCTTGCCAATCGCCTAAAGTAA
- the motP gene encoding flagellar motor protein MotP: MRKRDILTPIGITLGFIMIMLAILSKGGGEGIRSFLDVASIFVVIGGLGASMLISFKMDQIKLTNSVIKEAFHQNEQRLPELIHLFVRLSERARREGLLALENELEEVEDPFIKKGVLLAVDGIEPDIITDIMNAEITAMEERHYKGRSIIEKAGEYAPAWGMIGTLVGLVLMLNSLQDPTTLGPNMAVALLTTLYGTVLSNLIFIPMAGKLESKTEEELFIKQVIIEGVIGVQSGQNPRILEEKLSAFLPTHGKVKEEADEEADFAGEKIHEA, translated from the coding sequence ATGAGGAAAAGAGATATTTTAACGCCAATTGGCATTACGCTTGGTTTTATTATGATAATGCTTGCTATTCTTTCAAAAGGGGGCGGGGAAGGTATCCGTTCCTTTTTGGACGTTGCATCTATCTTTGTAGTGATTGGCGGTCTGGGCGCATCCATGTTGATCAGCTTTAAGATGGACCAAATCAAGTTGACCAATTCAGTGATAAAAGAAGCTTTTCATCAGAATGAACAGCGTCTGCCTGAACTGATTCATTTATTTGTGAGATTGTCTGAGCGTGCCAGACGCGAAGGTCTATTAGCACTGGAAAATGAACTTGAAGAAGTGGAAGATCCTTTTATTAAAAAGGGCGTTCTTCTCGCAGTTGATGGAATCGAACCGGATATTATCACTGATATTATGAATGCAGAAATTACTGCAATGGAGGAAAGACATTATAAAGGCCGTTCTATTATTGAAAAAGCGGGGGAATACGCACCTGCCTGGGGGATGATTGGAACCCTTGTAGGGCTTGTGCTCATGCTGAATAGTCTACAGGATCCCACAACCCTTGGCCCAAACATGGCCGTAGCTTTATTGACAACACTTTATGGAACGGTTCTGTCCAATCTGATTTTCATTCCTATGGCTGGGAAACTGGAAAGTAAAACAGAAGAAGAACTCTTTATAAAACAAGTCATTATTGAAGGCGTGATTGGTGTTCAATCCGGACAAAATCCGCGTATACTGGAGGAAAAACTAAGTGCATTTCTGCCAACTCATGGCAAAGTAAAAGAGGAAGCAGACGAAGAAGCGGATTTTGCGGGAGAGAAGATCCATGAAGCGTAG